In the Pecten maximus chromosome 5, xPecMax1.1, whole genome shotgun sequence genome, GTGCTAAAGTTACAGATCTGGCCTATTCAGGAAGTGAAGGATGTTTTGGTTTTGCAAGAAAcctttgtattttaaaattgcTATTTAAGTTGAAGTTTGTGCAggctatataaaaaaaaatcatttttcatttcagtaTATTACATTGATTTACCAGTATATAGTACTGTTAACATCTTAGGTTACTGGACACGAACAACacagtttttaattttttttttatttcaaatgtttcatgtttttatggCTTGAGAGGCTATGAatttaacaaagaaaaaaagaaatttagataaaaaaaattgaaatacaaatgtacataatttgGAATCATGATGTTCATCATATTTAGggataacatttatatttatgatgtctgtacatgtgttgacTCAATATTATATTAGTCAGCTATCATTTAATGGTACACAATAACTACAAAATCTAGcttgttatatgtatatattgaatattttatttaaagcCAATGTATACCTtaataattaaatcaatttcctgtatctttttttcctttttttttccaGACAAAATGGCAGGCCTTCCACTTCCAAATAGGGTGAAGAAGTCCTTCCTTTTCTTCTTGGTGTTTATGTATACGTTTGTTGTCAGTACTTTAATCATTAACTTCCTCATGGTATGGACGCTACTTATTTGGCCATTTGACCGAAAATTGTTCAGGAAAATCAACTACATTCTTGGATACTCAAGCTGGTCTCGTAAGTATGCAGTATCAGTTTTGTTCAATGTACAATCTTCTTAATGGTTTGAAGGCTAGGGTTCTCATATGTTACATCACCATTTTAAAACTGTCTTCAGTGCCTTTCCTGTCTATGTATTAGaggttgatatatatttaccccATTCCCAATGGAAGAggtagaattttttttcaattaaggaacaaaattacaattttattttttgaagattAAAAGTCTGGCACTTAATATGTTTCATAATAAAGCTTATTGTcctaattataatatatagacataaatCCCCAAACAGTTTTTGCACAGAACTAAATTGCTGAAAATTTCAGCTAATTTACTTTTCCAATTTCATCGAACGCCTcaattttttccccaatttCTCACTTATGTTGTAAAAAAATTACCCTCACATGGCAATTTCCAAAATTAACCAGGAAAAACACtggccttatatatatgtacatgtcaatTTAATTGCATATATAGATATCTGAGGTGTAGAACTTgaatgaatatatacatgtatccacCTTTTGTTATCTAAATATCTAATAAAAAATCTATTATGGTAACATATTCCCTTTTTGTTAATTAAGATGGTAAAATATCCACCTTTTAATTAAAACTGTAAAATATCCACCTTTTGTAAATTGaaactgtaaaatatcaacctTTTGTTAATTAAAACTGTAAAAATATCCACCTTGGGTTATTATCACGAGATAAAATTGGTAAAACTGGTTATCCGTGTAGACCGGCCACCAGCCCCTAAGCTTTATTGCTCAGCTAAGTTTAATtttagattatctccccctagtttaaaacttaaaatcagacatatccttgagaccaaaatcataaacctgaattttgtttataatttcaatattctagAGAGAGGGGCTAGTCTGACTTGAATGTTGATTGtcaattttcagttttaaaacatCCGATCTGTGCCTAAACAATATTAATTGGTTACCAGTTTGATTTTGAGCGAGGTCTTTTATTAACTATTTACCTTAGGCAGCTGGCTGTTCCTTCTAATGTGAATACAAATGTGTAGCATAAACAACCAATCACTGTCGTGCTTCCAAATCTATGTGTAAATGAAGTCTTGATTTGTTTGGTCGAACCAAAGTAAAATCGGTGGTTGAACCTTAGTCGACCAGACATGCACTCCGTAACTTCTTGTTTCTGTACAAATTCATGTACTGTAAAGGTGATTATTTCCATGGGGcgttaatttcgcgatttctaTATGTAAACTATATGCATGGGGGTAATTTTCGTGATCGATCCACTTTCGCTTTTAGTTCAAaattacgcaaattgatatcaaaataatacgcaCAGGGGAAATTTTCGCGAACAAAAGGAGGCCAcataattagcgtaaatttccccctctAATAAATTTCAACGTTTACAGTATAACCAAAGTGAGTTCGTTCCAACTCTAGTCACTATAGTTTCTGAACAAGCAAACTTTGGCTTATCCGTCTGCTGCTCTACCAATCAAATGCAAGCTTAAAGCCAAGTTAAGGGAAGTTCCCAGTAGAGCAACACTGGAAGTCAATCGGTATAGATATACAGCTAAAACCTGCCacatgttgtacaatgtatttcacCAGCAATATTctattaatgttaaaatttgtATGTTCCAGAGTTTACTTTCGTCGCCCAGTGGTGGTCAGGGTGTGACATCATCTTATACATAGATCCAAAGGATCGGTTATTCGCAGGAAAGGAGCATATCTTGGTGCTGATGAACCATACTTATGAGATAGATTGGCTCATGTTATGGATCCTAGCGGAGCGATACGGCGTCCTCGgggtatgttttatttatttcatacttTACAGAGAACCACCAAGTCTTGTATAATGTCCTGAGGTACAGATCTAGGTTTATGATATTGTACTGAGTTTCAAGATATCTTTTTGATCAAtagacagaaaaaaattgtttcatgCATTTTGTCACATTATTTTATACTGATTATGCTGTCttctatgatttttttttttcatgtacaGTCACCTATTAGCTATAGCTAAGCTATACATACTTTGTattcaagttatatatatatatactgtttgtgtatgtaagtgtgtgtgaaatttgtctttgtttctttctgtatcATGTGATTACTTTTATGTtgaaaatctgaataaaaatgtcaaagtAAAAAAGTTTCAAGATATCAAAGaaacatatacagtaaaccttcaATCAGTTTGAACAGATATTGATGAGTCTTTTCGAACAATACACAATTATTTGAGGCAATATTTCTAGACTGCTAAATATTCATCAAGCCTTGTGTttgtcaaattaaaaatatccCCCTTGGGTTGATATCCTCTTTTCTTATCCCAAAGGGGATAAAAGATTCTTTTAGTTCACTACTTGAGCTAAAACTGAATTTTTACCGCTTTTAATGAAcgtaataaagaaatattatcaATCTTTCCGATCAGGAATAAGTTTTGATAATGTCAAAGAAAAAAACTCCTAAAAACTAATGAGAAAGTATAAATCTTTTGGTTAATTGCAAATTTTACCAGATAAAATTGTAGGTAAAATTAatcacttttaatttttttcttaaacagGGTGCAAAAGTTTATGGTAAAAACATGCTACGATATATTCCCCTGATAGGATGGGCATGGTACTTTACAGAGTGTATTTTCTTAATGAGAGACTGGGCTAAGGACAAGAAAATCATTCACGACACCATGAAAGAACTGCTCGACTTCCCCGACAATTATTGGTTTACGGTAAGTTCATGATTCTAAGAATTTAGTGCTGTTCTATTGAATTCTCatttaagaataataataaaatcttgCTTGTAACAAACATTTCCATTGGTTTAAAAATTTGTGTTATCAAATAACGTcggttttgattggctgattcAGCGGTGGCTTAATAATTTCTAAGAGAAAAAAGTTGGACAATAAAAGTAGATTTCCACAGGGATTGTCTATAGTAGATTcaattataaggattaacttggctattcaaatcgccctgtgtccgtggtccgtcgtccgtccgtccgtccgtccgtccgtccgtccgtccgtaaacaattcttgttatcgctatttctcagaaagaactgaagggaaGTTTTCTCAATATATTTTACAGTATTATCTTGACTTTCCATCATAAGTGTTCAAGACATAGTGGAATTAACCATTCAGTGTTTCAGAATTCCTCGTTAGTATTAATCATTTCAAATGATTCCGTTCATGTATTTCAGCttattatcaattatttcaAGTTGAATCCGTTTATGTATTTCAGCTTATCAGTTATTTCAAGTTGattctgtttatatatttcagCTTATTATCAACTATTTCAAGTTAATCCTGTTTATATATTTCAGCTTATAATCAATTATTTCAAGTTGattctgtttatatttttcagcTAATTATCAGTTATTTCAAGTTAAATCCGTTTATGTATTTCAACTTATCAATTATTTCAAGTTGAttccatttatatatttcagctTATTATCAACAATTTCAAGTTGAATCCGTTTATGTATTTCAGCTTATTATCCCCTCtcgacgaaagtcggggaggggatatagcgttccgttcgtacgtaaGTACGTattttcactttttgtcagcgctcttgcgacttcatttttgaacggattctgaccaaacttcgtatatgggtccagcatgggaatacctcgaacgagttcgtgtttcagggtgccaaggtcaaggtcaaggtcaaggtcaccgttactatttatagaaaatctttgtcagcactcttccaacttcatttctgaacggatcctgaccaaacttcatatttgggtccagcatgggaatacctcgaacgagttcgtgtttcagggtgccaaggtcaaggtcagcgtgactatttatagaaaatctttgtcagcgctcttacgacttcatttttgaacggatcctgaccaaacttcatatatgggtccagcatgggaataccttgaaagagttcgtgtttcagggtgccaaggtcaaggtcaaggtcaccgttactatttatagaaaatctttgtcagcgcgcttgcgacttcatttttgaacggattctgaccaaacttcatatatgggtccagcatgggaatacctcgaacaagttcgtgtttcagggtgccaaggtcaaggtcagcgttactatttatagaaaatctttgtcagcgctcttgcgacttaatttttgaacggatcctgaccaaacttcatatatgggtccagcatgggaatacctcgaacgagttcgtgttttagggcaccaaggtcaaggccaatgtcaccgttactatttatagtaaatcTTTGTCAGTGCTGtaatgcgacttcatttttgaacggatcctgaccaaacttcatatatgggtcaagcatggcaatacctcaaACAAGTTCGTGTATCAGGGCGCCAAGATTAAGTtcaaaatctttgtcagcgttgttgcgacttcatttttgaatggacgcgaggggatttgtatcgtttgcgataCCTAGTTATCAGTTATTTCAAGTCGATcccatttatatatttcagctTATCAATTTTTTCAAGTTgattctatttatatatttcagctACTTCTGTTCCCAGAAGGTACAAGATTTACAGCAGAGAAACACGAGGCCAGTTTAAAAGTTGCTAGAGAAAAGGGTTACCCTGAGTTTAAGCACCATTTACTGCCGCGCACAAAGGGGTTCAGCTACACCATCCAGGCCCTCCAGGGCAAAGGGGCAGGTAGGTCACAAGTCATAGGTCAGGTCACAGGGCAAGGGCACAGGGCAAGGGCACAGGTAGGTCATAAATCAGAGGTCAGGTCACAGCGCAAAGGCGCAGGTAGGTCACAAATCATAGGTCAGGTCACAGGGCAAGGGGTTGGTAAGTTTCAAATCATAGGTCAGGTCAAAGGGCAGGGTCTAGTAGGTCACAAGTCATAGGTCAGGTCACAGGGCAAAATATCAGGTAGGTCATAATACTTGTTTGTAATCACATGATACATTGCTGTCATGAGCATAGAAGATGAGAAGGTTATGGTGATATAACCATCGCACGGAAGACAGAATTAAAATGTGTGAGTTCACAACTTCACATAGGCAAGTTCATCAGAACAGTATTGGGATAcattactccaacaatgttagaggtttaaCATGGagagatacttttgacaggtgCCGTGTAacagtcggcaaaatcatatccgatagaaaaagagccgaccagcggcctcttatgttataggagtaagGGATACATATGTCTAATTAGGACTCAaactgacaaaacaaaacaaaattggaCAAATTAAGATTTCCATCAAATGGTGACATATTTCCTTGTCTCCAGCAAATTCCTTTTAggttctgtttgttttttcagTTGGCGCTATCTATGACATTGCCATAGGGTTCAAGGGAAACAGTGTTAAACCAACATTGATGAACGCCTTCAGAGGCAACACCATCACAGCTGACCTCAGAATGAAGTATGTATGACATTTATCTTAGAGGTAACACCATCACAGTTGACCTCAGAATGAagtatgtatgatatttatCTTAGAGGTAACACCATCACAGTTGACCTCAGAATGAagtatgtatgatatttatCTTAGAGGTAACACCATCACAGCTGACCTCAGAATGAagtatgtatgatatttatCTTAGAGGCAACACTATCACAGCTGACCTCAGAATGAagtatgtatgatatttatCTTAGAGGCAACATAATCACAGCTGACCTCAGAATGAagtatgtatgatatttatCTTAGAGGTAACACCATCACAGCTGACCTCAGAATGAagtatgtatgatatttatCTTAGAGGCAACATAATCACAGCTGACCTTAAAGTAAAGTGTATATGACATTTATCTTAAAGACAAGTCCATCATGGCTGACCTTAGACAGCCGCCACATACCCCCATCTTCGCCAGCCAAGACTTCTGATTACATTTCCCTTGACGAACGTTCTAAGAGAGAATGAAAAGCTTCTCTTTCGCGAC is a window encoding:
- the LOC117327108 gene encoding 1-acyl-sn-glycerol-3-phosphate acyltransferase delta-like isoform X2 codes for the protein MAGLPLPNRVKKSFLFFLVFMYTFVVSTLIINFLMVWTLLIWPFDRKLFRKINYILGYSSWSQFTFVAQWWSGCDIILYIDPKDRLFAGKEHILVLMNHTYEIDWLMLWILAERYGVLGGAKVYGKNMLRYIPLIGWAWYFTECIFLMRDWAKDKKIIHDTMKELLDFPDNYWFTLLLFPEGTRFTAEKHEASLKVAREKGYPEFKHHLLPRTKGFSYTIQALQGKGAVGAIYDIAIGFKGNSVKPTLMNAFRGNTITADLRMKRYEMDSLPKEEEELAKWLRDLFKEKDDLVDEYFKTGKFDLPAFHPPQRPNDLLNWIFWLLVTNVPLYFYLGSIVIAGTITQQLIVVGVVILMTYFSRWMIGFSEIKRASSYGSMVTNSKKST
- the LOC117327108 gene encoding 1-acyl-sn-glycerol-3-phosphate acyltransferase delta-like isoform X1, whose amino-acid sequence is MAGLPLPNRVKKSFLFFLVFMYTFVVSTLIINFLMVWTLLIWPFDRKLFRKINYILGYSSWSQFTFVAQWWSGCDIILYIDPKDRLFAGKEHILVLMNHTYEIDWLMLWILAERYGVLGGAKVYGKNMLRYIPLIGWAWYFTECIFLMRDWAKDKKIIHDTMKELLDFPDNYWFTLLLFPEGTRFTAEKHEASLKVAREKGYPEFKHHLLPRTKGFSYTIQALQGKGAVGAIYDIAIGFKGNSVKPTLMNAFRGNTITADLRMKRYEMDSLPKEEEELAKWLRDLFKEKDDLVDEYFKTGKFDLPAFHPPQRPNDLLNWIFWLLVTNVPLYFYLGSIVIAGTITQQLIVVGVVILMAAFSFWMISLTEIQKGSSYGKAAGSNGVKKSE